The proteins below come from a single Piscinibacter gummiphilus genomic window:
- a CDS encoding ParB/RepB/Spo0J family partition protein, translated as MNTVSHSEAQALHTVAAAAASTTAAGATVTVPAAGPYELHLIPLSRLRPSARNVRKSGGTSIPELAASVTRVGLLQNLTAIASPDGEHFEVVAGKRRLAALKLLAKRRKIGRDHPVPCLLVPDASARTVSLTENVHRESMSPVDELFAWKALAAEGRAIEDIAADFGVTPLVVRRRLKLANVSPRLLADYQQGEVSLEQLMALAIIDDHAAQEAAFYEAPHWQREPESLRDHLTMEEIDAGRDAVARFVGVEAYEAAGGGIRRDLFADERNGVFLTDAALLDTLARERLESVADAVRAEGWGWVEAVPRATSAELHQFQRARPTRREPGKAEAKRLAKLEAEQARIQDRLDDEDADLSDDGVQALHEELDRLGDELDGIEQGLLVYAPGVVPLAGAVVSIDHAGAVVVHRGLLREEQAKALREQVRQDAGRDAGGTEGQADAEPAGPGISEKLARRLSAHRTVALQAEVARHPRVALVALVHLLAHRVILDGYGGSSINVSASPQDRLSHMAPDIDESPAAQGLERVREAWVARLPSDPEALFAELLAMQQEELLSLLALCVGRTVAAFASKETEVPAVALARAVGLDMHDWWTPTAGGYFDHVSKAKALEAVRVFALGEVHRLAKLKKAQIAAEAERLAAGSGWLPVMFRTPEAAAIEQAEPEAEAQTDADGSELDTEEEAHATA; from the coding sequence ATGAACACCGTTTCCCATTCCGAAGCCCAGGCCCTGCACACCGTGGCCGCTGCTGCGGCGTCTACCACCGCAGCGGGCGCCACCGTCACCGTGCCGGCCGCTGGCCCATATGAACTGCACCTGATCCCGCTGTCCAGGCTGCGGCCCTCGGCTCGCAACGTGCGCAAGAGCGGCGGCACGTCCATCCCGGAACTGGCCGCAAGCGTCACCCGCGTGGGACTGCTGCAGAACCTGACTGCCATCGCCTCGCCCGATGGCGAGCACTTCGAGGTGGTAGCCGGCAAGCGGCGGCTGGCGGCGTTGAAGCTGCTGGCCAAGCGCCGCAAGATCGGGCGCGACCATCCGGTGCCCTGTCTGCTGGTGCCCGATGCCTCGGCCCGCACCGTCAGCCTGACGGAGAACGTCCACCGCGAATCCATGTCGCCGGTGGACGAACTGTTTGCCTGGAAGGCGCTGGCGGCCGAAGGCCGGGCCATCGAGGACATCGCGGCAGACTTCGGCGTCACGCCGCTGGTGGTGCGCCGGCGCCTGAAGCTCGCCAACGTCTCGCCCCGGCTGCTGGCGGACTACCAGCAGGGCGAGGTGTCGCTGGAGCAGTTGATGGCGCTGGCGATCATCGACGACCACGCGGCGCAGGAGGCCGCGTTCTACGAGGCGCCGCACTGGCAGCGCGAGCCGGAGTCGCTGCGCGATCACCTGACGATGGAGGAAATCGACGCCGGCCGCGATGCGGTGGCGCGCTTCGTCGGGGTAGAAGCCTACGAGGCGGCGGGCGGCGGCATCCGGCGCGACCTGTTCGCGGATGAGCGCAACGGCGTGTTCCTCACCGATGCGGCCCTGCTGGACACGCTGGCGCGCGAGCGGCTGGAATCGGTGGCCGATGCGGTGCGGGCCGAGGGCTGGGGCTGGGTGGAGGCCGTGCCACGCGCCACTTCGGCGGAACTGCATCAGTTCCAGCGGGCGAGGCCGACGCGCCGGGAGCCGGGCAAGGCCGAGGCCAAGCGCCTCGCCAAGCTGGAGGCCGAGCAGGCCCGCATCCAGGACCGGCTGGACGACGAGGACGCCGACCTGTCCGACGATGGGGTGCAGGCGCTGCACGAAGAACTGGACCGGCTGGGCGATGAACTGGACGGCATCGAGCAGGGTTTGCTCGTCTACGCGCCGGGGGTGGTGCCGCTGGCCGGGGCCGTGGTGTCGATCGACCACGCGGGCGCGGTCGTGGTGCATCGCGGGCTGCTGCGCGAAGAACAGGCCAAGGCGCTGCGAGAGCAGGTGCGGCAGGACGCCGGGAGGGATGCAGGAGGCACCGAGGGGCAGGCCGATGCCGAGCCGGCCGGTCCCGGCATTTCGGAGAAGCTGGCCCGGCGCCTGAGCGCGCACCGCACCGTCGCCTTGCAGGCCGAGGTGGCGCGGCATCCCCGCGTGGCGCTGGTGGCCCTGGTGCATCTGCTGGCGCACCGGGTCATCCTCGACGGCTACGGCGGCTCGTCCATCAACGTCAGCGCTTCCCCGCAGGACCGGCTGTCGCACATGGCGCCGGACATAGACGAGTCCCCGGCGGCGCAGGGACTGGAACGGGTGCGCGAGGCCTGGGTGGCGCGGCTGCCGTCCGATCCCGAGGCGCTGTTCGCCGAACTGCTGGCGATGCAGCAGGAGGAACTGCTGTCGCTGCTGGCGCTGTGCGTGGGCCGTACTGTCGCGGCGTTCGCATCGAAGGAAACCGAAGTGCCTGCGGTGGCGCTGGCCCGGGCCGTGGGGCTGGACATGCACGACTGGTGGACGCCCACGGCGGGGGGCTACTTCGACCATGTGTCCAAGGCCAAGGCGCTGGAGGCGGTGCGGGTGTTCGCGCTGGGCGAGGTGCATCGCCTCGCCAAGCTGAAGAAGGCGCAGATCGCCGCCGAGGCCGAGCGGCTGGCGGCGGGGTCGGGGTGGCTGCCGGTGATGTTCAGGACGCCGGAGGCGGCGGCCATCGAGCAGGCCGAGCCGGAAGCCGAAGCCCAGACCGATGCGGACGGCTCCGAGCTTGACACGGAGGAAGAAGCGCACGCCACGGCATGA
- a CDS encoding ATPase has protein sequence MDDTSYVSMEQHLCAVCGVPYDTGNLLLDRRLRASMARHTTTGWGLCPEHQRLHSEGYVALVECDLRRSGDAAVGRMRPEQAYRTGRIAHLRREVFGQVFDVPVAADQAMVFVEPGVIERLQAMTVPSED, from the coding sequence ATGGACGACACATCCTACGTTTCGATGGAGCAGCACCTGTGCGCGGTGTGCGGCGTTCCTTACGACACAGGCAACCTGTTGCTGGACAGGCGCCTGCGCGCGAGCATGGCGCGCCACACGACTACGGGCTGGGGCCTGTGCCCCGAACACCAGCGACTGCATTCCGAGGGTTATGTTGCCCTGGTCGAATGCGACCTACGGCGCAGCGGCGATGCGGCAGTGGGGCGCATGCGGCCCGAGCAGGCCTATCGCACGGGGCGCATTGCCCATCTCCGGCGCGAAGTCTTCGGGCAGGTGTTCGATGTGCCCGTCGCGGCCGACCAGGCCATGGTCTTCGTCGAACCCGGCGTGATCGAGCGGCTGCAGGCCATGACGGTGCCATCCGAGGATTGA
- the radC gene encoding RadC family protein, translating into MSQLSLSLSSSDAASLLVRDVAGSYRPAEPAEVLQAALRVLAGQLRGSAMLSSPQVVRDFLRIKLGGLEHEVFAVIHLDAQHRVIEYVEMFRGTVCQTSVYPREIVKEALARNAAAMILVHNHPSGSAEPSRADEALTQRLKEALAMVDVRVVDHLIVAGPTVLSFAERGLL; encoded by the coding sequence ATGTCGCAGCTTTCCCTGTCCTTGTCTTCTTCCGATGCCGCTTCGCTGCTCGTGCGCGATGTCGCGGGCAGCTACCGGCCGGCCGAACCCGCCGAGGTCCTGCAGGCGGCCCTGCGGGTGCTGGCGGGCCAGCTGCGCGGCAGCGCGATGCTGTCCTCGCCGCAGGTGGTGCGCGACTTCCTGCGCATCAAGCTGGGCGGGCTGGAGCACGAGGTGTTCGCGGTCATCCACCTGGATGCACAGCACCGGGTCATCGAGTACGTCGAGATGTTCCGCGGCACGGTATGCCAGACCTCGGTGTACCCGCGCGAGATCGTCAAGGAAGCCCTGGCGCGCAACGCGGCGGCCATGATCCTGGTGCACAACCATCCCTCGGGCTCGGCCGAGCCATCGCGGGCGGACGAGGCCCTGACGCAACGGCTCAAGGAGGCGCTGGCGATGGTGGATGTGCGCGTAGTCGATCACCTGATCGTGGCCGGTCCGACGGTCCTCTCGTTCGCGGAGCGAGGCCTGCTGTGA
- a CDS encoding DUF1778 domain-containing protein encodes MERRTDTLNLRVTPELKELVRLAAEREYRTISSFIEVLVRDHCTKHGVKTTSGASQAPNKGAV; translated from the coding sequence ATGGAACGCAGAACCGACACGCTCAACCTTCGGGTTACGCCTGAGCTGAAAGAGCTCGTCCGATTGGCCGCGGAGCGGGAGTACAGAACTATCAGCAGCTTCATCGAGGTTCTGGTTCGCGATCACTGCACGAAGCACGGCGTCAAGACCACATCCGGCGCGAGCCAGGCGCCCAACAAGGGTGCTGTCTGA
- a CDS encoding DEAD/DEAH box helicase → MDVFQFRESLVSEYEQFTRSFTRIRSEDIKAFVDREYDSQRYWPEPLIQINPNYRSGGTVDELVQAGQLNPECSTIFRLGKSASSEGVTLPLHKHQAEAISLALAGESYVLTTGTGSGKSLSYFIPVVDSCLKAKKADPTPRTRAIVIYPMNALANSQLEELKKFLGSDPAARAVTFGRYTGQESDEERQAMAATPPDILLTNFMMLELLMTRQNDIDKAVMRNAKGLRFLVLDELHTYRGRQGADVALLVRRVREALSDELICIGTSATMASEGTQMERNAVVAKVARRLFGTAIADRNVITETLRRTTPESQTLDTVRSALGDAIRAGVPTDLSFEAMAAHPMSVWVELTLGLTYEDDKPRRARPRTLADASQLLHDASGESVEACLAYLQQFMLRAYAVTDDAGKSLFAFKLHQFIAGGGKVYTTLEAPGQRAVTLDGQQFVSGDDDRQRRYYHVHFCRDCGQEYIPVWDTDGPEGRGFDVRSIDERQHDDEAVKFGFLMPDGRGLWEPDVLERYPETWLEERADGEWRIKSGQRKFVPQAVKLRPDGVTTTDKGLQAWFIPGAFRFCLACGVSHTSSGKDALRLTSLSGEGRSSATTMLTLSALRYLYEQDQQLSAEAKKVLGFSDNRQDAALQAGHFNDFLQVLLTRAALLSAVQKGGGQALSEREVANAVFEALGFHRDDPAVRAEYMQQPEVKGNTRRQVQEAMRGILGYRAYFDLRRGWRFNNPNLEQLGLVRIGYQDIDDLAADAAEWAEAPQVLQSATPAERAVVLRAMFEFMRQGLCIATRYLDRTELEQLRTQSYANLREPWGFTEDEQPVPARWFVTSRPREETDRRGRRLQLEDFLVIGSSRSRLGKLLRQGSTWGGGNPYYKHINDQTYPDVIAALLKAAESYGLVKREETDVGLTGWQLNGTALLWEAGSGQSQRQAEDNAFFRALYRNITGLLSSPVHQLFDFEAREHTAQVEQEDRLEREARFRYTDKDRDEWRKKNGVELEWLPVLFCSPTMELGVDISSLNTVYMRNVPPTPANYAQRSGRAGRAGQPALVITYCASQSPHDQYYFRDPVRMVHGQVNAPTLDLANLELVKSHMHAIWLAETGKRLGNSVRDLLDMNEPEKLPVAEDMAADLDKPDAKKRAHQRGLKVLGMLATELTAQNAPWYSEHWAESVFQRAYYEFDGALQRWRDLYRATAQAIELNFKIENNPAASERERREAQQRHNEARKQRDLLLAGDSAFNSDFYTYRYLASQGFLPGYNFPRLPLLAYLPARRGSIGRESFLSRPRFLALGEFGPYSLIYHEGSQYRVTKALLTITGQDQVTDGAKLPTEVARLCPACGYGHFRSQRDADRCVSCGASLSGAQEVKNLYRIENVSTKRAERITANEEERVRQGYEMQTTLQFAEAEGKLQMVTTVVEDDEGPLLEMQYGPAATVWRMNFGWRRRKEKSIQGFMMNPVTGHWVGGVDDGNGEKEVEGESPPDKTPPQRIVPYVEDRRNILIVRPHYRLGELEAETLTTLQYALKRGIEAVYQLEESELMAEPLPTRDNRQSILLFEAAEGGAGVLTRLATEPEALSAVAAKALEVMHFQPPPAGQAWTRKTLTEELDHDGKPLCEAGCYRCLLSYYNQPDHTLIDRKDKDAGGLLLDILCRLTAARAHQGTQGRAPQEHDAELARTAGSTLEQAWLDHVNEHGYRKPDRGQHTVAGVNACADFFYDDLNLAIFIDGPHHETDTQRAADAAIDRALDELGVLVVRFPKEQARWPDLFKDNADLFGPGKA, encoded by the coding sequence ATGGACGTTTTTCAGTTTCGCGAGAGCCTCGTCAGCGAATACGAACAGTTCACGCGCAGTTTCACGCGTATTCGATCCGAAGACATCAAGGCCTTCGTCGATCGAGAGTACGACAGCCAGCGCTACTGGCCAGAGCCGCTCATCCAAATCAACCCGAACTACCGGTCGGGTGGCACGGTCGATGAGCTCGTCCAGGCGGGGCAACTGAATCCCGAGTGCTCGACCATCTTCCGTCTGGGCAAGTCGGCCAGCTCTGAAGGGGTGACGTTGCCGCTGCACAAGCACCAGGCCGAGGCCATCAGCTTGGCACTGGCTGGCGAGAGCTACGTCCTGACCACCGGCACGGGCTCAGGCAAGTCCCTGAGCTACTTCATCCCTGTGGTCGACTCCTGCCTCAAGGCAAAGAAGGCTGACCCGACGCCACGCACCCGGGCCATCGTCATCTATCCGATGAACGCATTGGCGAACTCGCAGCTTGAGGAGCTGAAGAAGTTCCTGGGCTCAGACCCTGCAGCTCGGGCCGTCACCTTCGGCCGCTACACCGGGCAGGAATCGGATGAAGAGCGCCAGGCCATGGCTGCGACGCCGCCAGACATCCTCCTGACCAACTTCATGATGCTCGAGCTGCTGATGACCCGGCAGAACGACATCGACAAGGCCGTGATGCGCAACGCCAAAGGCCTGCGCTTCCTGGTCCTCGACGAACTGCATACCTATCGCGGTCGCCAGGGTGCCGATGTGGCGCTGCTAGTGCGGCGCGTGCGTGAAGCTCTTTCTGACGAGCTCATCTGCATCGGCACCTCGGCCACGATGGCGTCCGAAGGCACGCAGATGGAACGCAATGCTGTTGTGGCGAAGGTGGCGCGACGCCTGTTCGGTACTGCCATTGCCGACCGCAACGTCATCACCGAGACGCTGCGTCGCACGACACCCGAGAGCCAGACGCTCGATACCGTGCGAAGCGCGCTCGGAGACGCCATCCGTGCGGGTGTGCCGACGGACCTCAGCTTCGAGGCCATGGCGGCGCACCCGATGTCGGTCTGGGTAGAGCTCACTCTCGGGTTGACCTACGAGGACGACAAGCCACGCCGCGCGCGTCCGCGCACGCTGGCAGATGCGTCTCAGCTGCTGCACGATGCTTCTGGTGAGTCCGTCGAGGCCTGCCTGGCCTACCTGCAGCAATTCATGCTGCGCGCCTACGCGGTCACGGACGACGCCGGAAAGAGCCTGTTCGCCTTCAAGCTGCACCAGTTCATCGCCGGCGGCGGCAAGGTCTACACAACGCTGGAAGCACCAGGCCAGCGGGCTGTCACGCTCGACGGCCAGCAATTCGTCTCGGGCGACGACGACCGGCAGCGGCGGTACTATCACGTGCATTTCTGCCGCGACTGCGGGCAGGAGTACATCCCGGTTTGGGACACTGACGGCCCGGAAGGTCGAGGCTTCGACGTCCGCAGCATCGATGAGCGACAGCACGACGACGAGGCAGTCAAGTTTGGCTTCCTGATGCCTGACGGCCGCGGTCTCTGGGAGCCAGACGTTCTGGAACGCTACCCGGAGACATGGCTGGAAGAACGGGCTGACGGCGAATGGCGCATCAAGTCAGGCCAGCGCAAATTCGTGCCGCAAGCGGTCAAGCTCCGGCCCGACGGGGTCACGACGACCGACAAGGGCCTGCAGGCCTGGTTTATCCCGGGTGCCTTCCGCTTCTGCCTGGCTTGCGGGGTCTCGCACACCTCGTCCGGCAAGGATGCCCTGCGGCTGACCTCGTTGTCGGGTGAAGGCCGGAGCTCCGCCACGACGATGCTCACGTTGTCGGCCCTGCGCTACCTGTACGAACAGGACCAGCAGCTCTCGGCTGAAGCCAAGAAGGTCCTGGGCTTCTCCGACAACCGGCAGGACGCCGCACTACAGGCCGGGCACTTCAACGACTTCCTGCAGGTACTGCTGACCCGCGCCGCGCTGCTGTCGGCCGTGCAGAAAGGCGGGGGACAAGCGCTGTCTGAGCGCGAGGTCGCCAACGCGGTCTTCGAAGCTCTGGGCTTCCACCGTGACGACCCGGCCGTGCGTGCCGAGTACATGCAGCAACCCGAGGTCAAGGGCAACACGCGTCGGCAGGTGCAAGAGGCGATGCGCGGCATCCTGGGCTACCGCGCCTACTTCGACCTGCGGCGCGGCTGGCGCTTCAACAACCCCAACCTTGAGCAGCTGGGCCTGGTACGCATCGGCTACCAGGACATCGACGACCTTGCGGCCGATGCGGCCGAGTGGGCCGAGGCACCCCAGGTTCTGCAGTCGGCGACACCCGCTGAGCGGGCCGTGGTGCTGCGCGCCATGTTCGAGTTTATGCGCCAGGGGCTCTGCATCGCTACGCGATACCTTGACCGCACCGAGCTCGAGCAATTGCGCACGCAGAGCTACGCCAACCTGCGGGAGCCCTGGGGATTCACGGAAGACGAGCAGCCAGTGCCCGCCCGTTGGTTCGTCACCTCGCGCCCGCGCGAAGAGACCGACCGCCGCGGTCGTCGGTTGCAGTTGGAAGACTTCCTGGTCATCGGCTCCAGCCGGTCTCGCCTGGGCAAGCTGCTTCGGCAAGGCAGCACCTGGGGCGGTGGCAACCCGTACTACAAGCACATCAACGACCAGACCTACCCGGACGTCATTGCGGCACTGCTCAAGGCCGCCGAGTCCTACGGCTTGGTCAAACGCGAAGAGACCGATGTCGGCCTCACCGGCTGGCAGCTCAACGGCACTGCGTTGCTGTGGGAGGCAGGCTCAGGCCAGAGTCAGCGCCAAGCCGAAGACAACGCGTTCTTCCGCGCTCTGTACCGCAACATCACAGGGCTGCTGAGCAGCCCTGTGCACCAACTCTTCGACTTCGAGGCGCGCGAGCACACCGCGCAGGTCGAACAGGAAGACCGCCTGGAGCGCGAGGCCCGCTTCCGCTACACCGACAAAGACCGCGACGAGTGGCGCAAGAAGAACGGCGTCGAACTCGAATGGCTGCCGGTCCTGTTCTGCTCGCCGACGATGGAGCTTGGCGTCGACATCTCGTCACTGAACACCGTCTACATGCGCAACGTGCCGCCCACGCCGGCCAACTACGCGCAGCGAAGCGGCCGTGCCGGGCGCGCAGGCCAGCCAGCGCTGGTCATCACGTACTGCGCATCGCAGAGCCCCCACGACCAGTACTACTTCCGCGACCCCGTCCGCATGGTGCACGGGCAGGTCAACGCGCCCACGCTGGACCTGGCCAACCTGGAGCTCGTCAAGAGCCATATGCATGCCATCTGGCTCGCCGAGACCGGCAAGCGGCTGGGCAACAGCGTCCGCGATCTGCTCGACATGAACGAGCCCGAGAAGCTACCGGTCGCAGAAGACATGGCTGCCGACCTCGACAAGCCCGACGCGAAGAAGCGCGCGCACCAGCGCGGCCTCAAGGTGCTGGGCATGCTGGCCACCGAGCTCACAGCGCAGAACGCGCCCTGGTACAGCGAGCACTGGGCTGAGTCCGTCTTTCAGCGGGCGTATTACGAGTTCGATGGCGCACTGCAGCGCTGGCGTGACCTCTACCGTGCCACGGCACAAGCCATCGAGCTGAACTTCAAAATCGAGAACAACCCTGCCGCCTCGGAGCGCGAGCGCCGTGAAGCCCAGCAGCGCCACAACGAGGCCCGCAAGCAGCGTGACCTGCTGCTGGCCGGCGACAGCGCCTTCAACTCGGATTTCTACACCTACCGCTACCTGGCCTCGCAGGGCTTCCTACCGGGCTACAACTTCCCCCGTCTACCGCTGCTGGCCTACCTGCCTGCACGGCGCGGCTCCATTGGACGCGAGAGCTTCCTGTCGCGTCCGCGGTTCCTGGCGCTGGGCGAGTTCGGCCCCTACAGCCTCATCTACCACGAGGGCAGCCAGTACCGCGTCACCAAGGCTCTGCTGACCATCACGGGCCAAGACCAGGTCACCGACGGCGCGAAGCTGCCCACCGAGGTCGCCCGTCTGTGTCCGGCCTGCGGCTATGGCCACTTTCGGTCCCAGCGCGATGCAGACCGCTGCGTGTCCTGCGGCGCCTCGCTGTCCGGCGCGCAGGAGGTCAAGAACCTCTATCGCATCGAGAACGTCTCGACCAAACGCGCCGAGCGCATCACCGCCAACGAGGAAGAGCGGGTCCGGCAGGGCTACGAAATGCAGACCACCCTGCAGTTCGCTGAAGCCGAAGGCAAGCTTCAGATGGTCACGACGGTGGTTGAAGACGACGAAGGCCCGCTGCTGGAAATGCAGTACGGCCCCGCCGCCACGGTCTGGCGCATGAACTTCGGCTGGCGTCGCCGCAAGGAGAAGTCCATCCAGGGCTTCATGATGAACCCGGTCACGGGCCACTGGGTCGGTGGTGTTGACGACGGCAACGGCGAGAAGGAGGTCGAAGGCGAATCGCCCCCCGACAAGACGCCGCCGCAGCGCATCGTGCCCTACGTCGAGGACCGTCGAAATATCCTCATCGTGCGGCCGCACTACCGCCTCGGTGAACTTGAGGCCGAGACCCTGACGACGCTGCAGTACGCGCTCAAACGTGGCATCGAGGCTGTCTATCAGCTCGAAGAGAGCGAGCTGATGGCCGAGCCTCTGCCCACCCGCGACAACCGCCAGTCCATCCTGCTGTTCGAAGCCGCCGAAGGTGGGGCCGGCGTGCTGACCCGCCTGGCCACTGAGCCCGAGGCGCTCTCGGCTGTCGCGGCCAAAGCTCTAGAGGTCATGCACTTCCAGCCGCCCCCCGCCGGACAGGCATGGACTCGCAAGACGCTTACGGAAGAACTGGACCACGATGGCAAGCCGTTGTGCGAGGCCGGCTGCTACCGCTGCCTGCTGTCGTACTACAACCAGCCCGACCACACGCTCATCGACCGCAAGGACAAGGATGCCGGTGGATTGCTGCTGGACATCCTCTGTCGCCTGACGGCCGCGCGCGCCCACCAGGGCACGCAAGGTCGCGCCCCCCAGGAGCACGACGCCGAGCTCGCCCGCACCGCCGGCAGCACGCTGGAGCAGGCCTGGCTGGATCACGTCAACGAGCATGGCTACCGCAAGCCTGACCGCGGCCAGCACACCGTTGCCGGCGTCAATGCCTGCGCCGACTTTTTCTACGACGACTTGAACCTCGCCATCTTCATCGACGGACCGCATCACGAGACCGACACCCAGCGAGCCGCAGACGCCGCCATTGACCGCGCCCTCGACGAGTTGGGCGTCTTGGTGGTGCGCTTCCCCAAGGAACAGGCCCGCTGGCCCGACCTCTTCAAGGACAACGCCGACCTCTTTGGCCCCGGCAAGGCCTGA